The Chamaesiphon minutus PCC 6605 DNA window AGGTTACGATGTTAGCGTGCGCCGATTGGCACTCGATGAAACGTTTCCTGATTGGGGTAACAGTTCGTATTTTGATGTGGAGCTAAGTCATACGATTAAGCTCTGCGATTTGCTCAGTCATCTCCATGTGATGATTCCCGTTTTGGATGATGACAAGCACTATTATGTCAACGAAGATGAGATCGAAAAGCTCCTCCGTCATGGCGAAGGCTGGTTGAGCACTCATCCGCTCAAAGAGGAAATTACCAGCCGCTATCTCAAACGTCAGCGCGGTTTAACTCGCGATGCTTTGGCGCAGATTGCAGTTGAGGAAGTAATTGAAGAAACATCAGATCTAGAAACGCAAGAAGAAATCATCGAAAAGCCGATTAGTCTCAATCAGCAACGGATGGAAACTGTCGTTGCAGCTTTGAAAGCTAACGGCGTTCAAAAAATTGTCGATTTGGGATGCGGTGAAGGAAAGCTGCTCAAATTATTACTTAAAGAGCCAACTTTCCAAGAAATTTTGGGAATGGATGTCACTTATAAGTCTTTAGAATTTGCCCAAGAACGAGTTCTCGACAAATTACCCACGCATCAAAAAGGCAGGCTGCAATTAATTCAAGGTTCTCTCAATTATCGCGATGCTAGAATTACAGGTTACGACGCAGCGACAGTTATCGAAGTTATCGAACACATGGAACTCGATCGATTGATAGCTTTCGAGCGGGTACTATTTGAATTTGCTAAACCAAAAATTGCGATCGTGACGACGCCAAATGTCGAATATAATGTCAAATTTGAGAATCTCCCCACAGGCAAGTTACGCCATCCCGATCATCGCTTTGAATGGACAAGGGTCGAATTTAAAACTTGGGCGCAATCGGTTGGCGACCGTTATAAATATAGCTTGGAATTTAGCTCGATCGGAGATGTAGATCCTGTGGTAGGTTCGCCAACTCAAATGGCAATGTTTATAGCTACAGTTTAGAGGATAGATGTTGTGAGCAAACAACAATCTGCTACAGATCGGCTTGTCGATTCATTTTTGTTATGTACGCTACCCAAAAATGAATGGACTCATCACGCCCACCTTAGAGGATGTCTGAAAAGTCTAATTGCTTCGTTTGCAGTGGGTAAATCCCCCTGTCTTGTCGCACACAAACGGGAGGGAACCTCCCGTTCGATGCGACTCTTAGTCCCCCTTAAAAAGGGGGACTAAGAGTCGGTTCCCCCCTTTTTAAGGGGGGCTAGGGGGGATTTTCTAGGGTTTAAGCTTAACGGAATTGAGTTTTCAGACATCCTCTAAGTGGTGGCAAGAGGTGTCATCGTGTATGCAAATCTTGAGCTATGACTAGGAAAGTAGAAGTCGTTCCACACGATCGCAATTGGCAGAGTGCATTTGCAGATGAAGCACAACAATTATCGATCGCCTTTGGCGATAATGCGATCTCGATCCATCATATCGGTAGTACGTCAATTGAGACTATTTATGCCAAACCGATAATCGATATCCTAGTTGAAGTCGAAGATATTCATCAAGTTGACGATCGAAATCCAGAGATCGAATCATTAGGATATACTGCAATGGGCGAATTTGGCATAGCGGGTCGCCGTTTTTTTCGGAAAGATCGTAGTGAGGGAATTAGAACGCATCATATTCATACATTTGAAGTTGGTTCTGCT harbors:
- a CDS encoding 3' terminal RNA ribose 2'-O-methyltransferase Hen1; translated protein: MLLTISTTHQPATDLGYLLFKHPDKCQEFNLSFGTARVFYPEASDTKCTAALVLDINPVDLARGKAGAKRQTLEAYVSDRPYAASSFLSVAISQVFRTAMTGRCEQKQAVADTPIPLVVKIPVLPSRGREGFLRGLFEPLGYDVSVRRLALDETFPDWGNSSYFDVELSHTIKLCDLLSHLHVMIPVLDDDKHYYVNEDEIEKLLRHGEGWLSTHPLKEEITSRYLKRQRGLTRDALAQIAVEEVIEETSDLETQEEIIEKPISLNQQRMETVVAALKANGVQKIVDLGCGEGKLLKLLLKEPTFQEILGMDVTYKSLEFAQERVLDKLPTHQKGRLQLIQGSLNYRDARITGYDAATVIEVIEHMELDRLIAFERVLFEFAKPKIAIVTTPNVEYNVKFENLPTGKLRHPDHRFEWTRVEFKTWAQSVGDRYKYSLEFSSIGDVDPVVGSPTQMAMFIATV
- a CDS encoding GrpB family protein; this translates as MTRKVEVVPHDRNWQSAFADEAQQLSIAFGDNAISIHHIGSTSIETIYAKPIIDILVEVEDIHQVDDRNPEIESLGYTAMGEFGIAGRRFFRKDRSEGIRTHHIHTFEVGSAQIDRHLAFRDYLRAHPEDASKYSELKQQLARQHPTDIQAYMEGKHDFIQAIDRFALEWQNREL